The following coding sequences lie in one Candidatus Tanganyikabacteria bacterium genomic window:
- a CDS encoding thiamine-binding protein, whose product MVVAEITIIPVSAGGDMRPCIDAAIGEFERAGLRFEVGALGTTVEGPLNRVMEAAIAAHQAAMRLGTERVITEIRLDERLGQDLTIDREVAGYRITMAESPSGEAAPGPAPVPQHAVRETPEVLERAHQGWESVRTKPPRV is encoded by the coding sequence ATGGTGGTAGCGGAAATCACGATCATTCCCGTGTCCGCCGGCGGGGACATGCGGCCATGCATCGACGCCGCGATCGGCGAATTCGAGCGCGCGGGCCTGCGCTTCGAGGTCGGCGCCCTCGGCACGACGGTCGAGGGGCCGCTCAACCGGGTGATGGAGGCGGCGATCGCCGCCCACCAGGCCGCCATGCGCCTGGGGACCGAGCGCGTGATCACCGAGATCCGCCTCGATGAGCGCTTGGGCCAGGATCTGACGATCGACCGCGAGGTCGCCGGTTACCGCATCACCATGGCCGAGTCGCCCTCGGGCGAGGCCGCGCCCGGCCCGGCACCGGTGCCGCAGCACGCGGTCCGCGAGACGCCCGAGGTACTCGAACGCGCCCACCAGGGCTGGGAATCCGTCCGAACCAAGCCACCGCGTGTATGA